Proteins from one Pygocentrus nattereri isolate fPygNat1 chromosome 16, fPygNat1.pri, whole genome shotgun sequence genomic window:
- the cast gene encoding calpastatin isoform X2 produces the protein MGQFFSWFRGSQETPALQDIAVEQQVNLTGYKHSQISSQAKQPTPTPAAPVSTVKPAEYEMGSASASAAGSAAKPGTTAPSAASTAASTAPTSTAATVSAGVSTGAKVSGGVSTGASVSGATPTGAASNLSTQVGASKVSPQTTPISSAKVPPVSAGSGAASGTGGAGATGVGAGAGKPTIDPVKPKDISKDKVQNTIISSSKLEPSKVTSTGVGSTVKKDDAKSKESKVRVEVPPPATKNSAPATAVDPFDALAGSLPSSEPLAPKGPRYTGPEIKEPSLTSEEAKRCGEKEHTLPPGYRKEDMEKKMPAGKPDKPKEVSKPLTEDDALDSLSAGFVSSAVPSAPKTQATPPISSAKAPTVSAGSGAMSGKGATGGGAGAGKPTTDPVKPKDTLKDKPQSTVISSPILQPPKVTSTGVAKPSATANVSGSTAQKDDIKSKEAKVHAEAAPPAAKAGVPAPAVDPVAPKALQYSGPEVEEPGLTSEVAFRCGENKHTLPPGYRWEDMEKKVPAGVSDKPKEVSKPLTVDEAVDSLSAGFVSSAVPSAPKPETKAESVTAAQSKTAPPPPAQKRQDVTVPTNVSPAPPADKKARVEKSANDSVKAAPSSSPAGKPKTDEGDPMSLDALSALEDTLPAAKPAPESPKLRPEDIVDEKKAKAEKGVRVGEREDTRPPAYRFSEEKHKERPAPPKEPSMDPAEALDILSGDFTSPSVAPAVQAPVPPSAPAKQQPKVEELSALEQLAGDFVAPAQAKKVASVAPPPAAKSTVGPTSDEGDPMSLDALSALGDTLPTAKPVPKSPELRPEDIVDEKKLSSEKGMRVGERDDTLPPDYRFFEEASKKYPAPPKEPSLDTAEALDILSGDFTSPSVAPAVQAPVPPSAPPADSSADFALEELAGDFVAPTAASKVHSAVTAPRKADRQLSEDTTSAMDALSDTLKDIGPAPQPVPVAPKDIVKEKEAVEEKITKAGERDDTLPPDYRPTEADIKAAAEAKAKAKANVPPKQTSMDESTALDALSSDFSAPPVAAPSSHPHTPPAKTPPIHSAPAASGPALDKLATTLLPDLPETKPKDSKPKKPAVDDAPTSGHLSGQPSTDVVSTSSTKKGGKS, from the exons TCTCAGGCCAAACAGCCCACACCCACCCCAGCAGCGCCGGTCTCCACTGTGAAACCTGCAGAATATGAG ATGGGGTCTGCGTCAGCATCCGCTGCAGGTTCTGCTGCAAAGCCTGGCACTACCGCTCCCTCTGCAGCCTCTACTGCTGCAAGTACTGCCCCAACATCTACTGCAGCCACAGTCAGTGCAGGGGTTTCTACAGGAGCTAAAGTTAGTGGGGGAGTCTCAACAGGGGCTTCTGTCAGTGGAGCAACCCCTACAGGAGCAGCCAGCAATCTAAGCACCCAAGTCGGAGCTTCTAAAGTCTCACCCCAG ACTACGCCCATCTCTTCTGCTAAAGTTCCACCTGTGAGTGCAGGGAGTGGAGCAGCAAGtggaacaggaggagcaggagCAACGGGTGTAGGAGCTGGGGCCGGGAAGCCCACTATAGATCCGGTTAAGCCCAAAGATATTTCAAAAGACAAAGTCCAG AATACCATCATTTCATCATCTAAACTGGAGCCTTCTAAGGTGACATCCACAGGAGTGGGAAGTACCGTCAAAAAGGATGATGCTAAGTCAAAAGAATCCAAG GTGCGGGTGGAAGTGCCTCCTCCAGCAACCAAGAACAGTGCACCA GCAACTGCTGTAGATCCATTTGATGCCTTGGCTGGCAGTTTGCCATCATCAGAGCCTTTGGCTCCTAAAGGTCCTCGGTATACTGGACCAGAGATCAAAGAG CCTAGCCTAACCTCAGAAGAGGCTAAACGCTGTGGGGAGAAAGAGCACACACTGCCACCTGGATATAGAAAGGAAGACATG GAAAAGAAGATGCCTGCAGGAAAACCGGATAAGCCCAAGGAAGTTTCCAAG CCGTTAACAGAGGATGATGCCCTGGACTCTCTGTCTGCTGGTTTTGTATCATCTGCAGTCCCAAGTGCGCCAAAGACACAAGCG ACTCCACCCATCTCTTCTGCTAAAGCTCCCACTGTGAGCGCAGGCAGTGGAGCAATGAGTGGAAAAGGAGCAACAGGCGGAGGAGCTGGGGCAGGGAAGCCCACTACAGACCCAGTTAAGCCCAAAGATACTTTGAAAGACAAACCTCAG AGCACTGTGATTTCATCCCCCATACTGCAACCACCGAAGGTGACATCCACAGGAGTGGCTAAGCCCTCTGCCACTGCTAACGTCTCTGGAAGCACTGCCCAAAAAGATGATATTAAATCCAAAGAAGCCAAG GTGCATGCAGAAGCGGCTCCTCCAGCAGCCAAAGCCGGTGTTCCG GCACCTGCAGTAGATCCTGTGGCCCCTAAAGCTCTTCAGTATTCTGGACCAGAAGTCGAAGAG CCTGGCCTAACCTCAGAAGTGGCTTTTCGCTGTGGGGAGAACAAGCACACACTGCCTCCAGGGTACAGATGGGAAGACATG GAAAAGAAGGTTCCTGCTGGAGTATCAGATAAGCCCAAGGAAGTTTCCAAG CCCTTAACAGTGGATGAAGCTGTCGACTCTCTCTCTGCTGGATTTGTATCATCTGCAGTTCCAAGTGCACCAAAGCCAGAAACG AAGGCTGAAAGTGTGACTGCTGCCCAGTCAAAgactgctcctcctcctcctgctcagaAA CGGCAAGATGTGACTGTACCTACAAATGTATCCCCTGCTCCCCCTGCTGACAAGAAAGCAAGGGTAGAGAAG TCTGCTAATGACTCTGTGAAAGCAGCGCCTTCTTCTTCACCTGCTGGAAAACCAAAAACTGATGAG GGAGACCCCATGTCTTTGGATGCTCTGAGTGCTCTGGAAGACACACTGCCTGCTGCAAAACCAGCACCAGAATCCCCTAAACTCAGACCTGAGGACATTGTTGAT GAGAAGAAGGCCAAGGCAGAGAAAGGTGTGCGTGTAGGTGAGAGAGAGGATACTCGTCCACCTGCTTACAGATTCTCAGAGGAGAAGCACAAAGAGCGACCTGCTCCACCAAAGGAG CCCTCCATGGACCCAGCTGAAGCTCTGGATATTCTTTCTGGAGATTTCACCAGCCCCTCTGTAGCCCCTGCAGTCCAGGCCCCTGTTCCTCCCTCTGCCCCTGCTAAACAG CAACCTAAAGTAGAGGAATTGTCAGCTCTTGAACAACTAGCAGGTGATTTTGTGGCTCCTGCACAAGCCAAAAAG GTCGCTTCTGTTGCTCCCCCTCCAGCTGCTAAAAGCACCGTGGGACCCACATCTGACGAG GGTGACCCAATGTCTCTGGATGCTCTCAGCGCACTTGGTGACACACTGCCTACTGCAAAACCAGTTCCAAAATCTCCTGAACTCAGACCAGAGGACATTGTTGAT GAAAAGAAATTGTCATCAGAGAAGGGAATGCGTGTGGGTGAGAGAGATGACACACTGCCACCAGACtacagattctttgaggaggcATCCAAGAAGTACCCTGCACCCCCAAAGGAG cctTCCTTGGACACAGCTGAAGCTTTGGATATTCTGTCAGGAGATTTCACCAGCCCTTCAGTCGCTCCTGCAGTCCAGGCTCCTGTTCCTCCCTCAGCTCCCCCTGCAGAT AGCTCAGCGGATTTTGCCCTAGAGGAGCTTGCAGGTGACTTTGTTGCACCTACAGCTGCATCTAAGGTCCATTCTGCTGTTACAGCCCCCAGAAAAGCTGACAGACAA ttgtCAGAAGATACTACTTCAGCTATGGACGCTCTCTCAGACACACTGAAGGACATTGGCCCAGCGCCACAGCCAGTGCCAGTCGCTCCCAAAGACATTGTTAAG GAGAAGGAGGCTGTAGAAGAGAAGATCACTAAGGCCGGAGAGAGAGACGACACCCTTCCACCTGACTATCGGCCCACAGAGGCAGACATCAAG GCGGCTGCAGAAGCTAAGGCCAAAGCTAAGGCAAATGTCCCACCCAAACAG ACATCTATGGATGAGTCAACAGCGCTTGATGCGCTATCCAGTGACTTCTCTGCTCCTCCAGTAGCAGCACCTTCTTCACATCCACACACCCCTCCAGCAAAGACCCCACCCATCCACTCTGCACCAGCG GCATCAGGACCAGCATTGGACAAACTGGCAACCACACTGCTCCCAGACCTGCCTGAGACAAAACCAAAAGACAGCAAACCAAAG AAACCTGCAGTAGATGATGCGCCAACTTCAGGTCATCTCTCTGGTCAGCCGAGCACAGACGTGGTGTCCACTTCCTCCACAAAGAAAGGCGGAAAGAGCTAG
- the cast gene encoding calpastatin isoform X13, with protein MGQFFSWFRGSQETPALQDIAVEQQVNLTGYKHSQISSQAKQPTPTPAAPVSTVKPAEYEMGSASASAAGSAAKPGTTAPSAASTAASTAPTSTAATVSAGVSTGAKVSGGVSTGASVSGATPTGAASNLSTQVGASKVSPQTTPISSAKVPPVSAGSGAASGTGGAGATGVGAGAGKPTIDPVKPKDISKDKVQNTIISSSKLEPSKVTSTGVGSTVKKDDAKSKESKVRVEVPPPATKNSAPATAVDPFDALAGSLPSSEPLAPKGPRYTGPEIKEPSLTSEEAKRCGEKEHTLPPGYRKEDMEKKMPAGKPDKPKEVSKPLTEDDALDSLSAGFVSSAVPSAPKTQATPPISSAKAPTVSAGSGAMSGKGATGGGAGAGKPTTDPVHAEAAPPAAKAGVPAPAVDPVAPKALQYSGPEVEEPGLTSEVAFRCGENKHTLPPGYRWEDMEKKVPAGVSDKPKEVSKPLTVDEAVDSLSAGFVSSAVPSAPKPETKAESVTAAQSKTAPPPPAQKRQDVTVPTNVSPAPPADKKARVEKSANDSVKAAPSSSPAGKPKTDEGDPMSLDALSALEDTLPAAKPAPESPKLRPEDIVDEKKAKAEKGVRVGEREDTRPPAYRFSEEKHKERPAPPKEPSMDPAEALDILSGDFTSPSVAPAVQAPVPPSAPAKQQPKVEELSALEQLAGDFVAPAQAKKVASVAPPPAAKSTVGPTSDEGDPMSLDALSALGDTLPTAKPVPKSPELRPEDIVDEKKLSSEKGMRVGERDDTLPPDYRFFEEASKKYPAPPKEPSLDTAEALDILSGDFTSPSVAPAVQAPVPPSAPPADSSADFALEELAGDFVAPTAASKVHSAVTAPRKADRQLSEDTTSAMDALSDTLKDIGPAPQPVPVAPKDIVKEKEAVEEKITKAGERDDTLPPDYRPTEADIKAAAEAKAKAKANVPPKQTSMDESTALDALSSDFSAPPVAAPSSHPHTPPAKTPPIHSAPAASGPALDKLATTLLPDLPETKPKDSKPKVKGGKSKSKPKKPAVDDAPTSGHLSGQPSTDVVSTSSTKKGGKS; from the exons TCTCAGGCCAAACAGCCCACACCCACCCCAGCAGCGCCGGTCTCCACTGTGAAACCTGCAGAATATGAG ATGGGGTCTGCGTCAGCATCCGCTGCAGGTTCTGCTGCAAAGCCTGGCACTACCGCTCCCTCTGCAGCCTCTACTGCTGCAAGTACTGCCCCAACATCTACTGCAGCCACAGTCAGTGCAGGGGTTTCTACAGGAGCTAAAGTTAGTGGGGGAGTCTCAACAGGGGCTTCTGTCAGTGGAGCAACCCCTACAGGAGCAGCCAGCAATCTAAGCACCCAAGTCGGAGCTTCTAAAGTCTCACCCCAG ACTACGCCCATCTCTTCTGCTAAAGTTCCACCTGTGAGTGCAGGGAGTGGAGCAGCAAGtggaacaggaggagcaggagCAACGGGTGTAGGAGCTGGGGCCGGGAAGCCCACTATAGATCCGGTTAAGCCCAAAGATATTTCAAAAGACAAAGTCCAG AATACCATCATTTCATCATCTAAACTGGAGCCTTCTAAGGTGACATCCACAGGAGTGGGAAGTACCGTCAAAAAGGATGATGCTAAGTCAAAAGAATCCAAG GTGCGGGTGGAAGTGCCTCCTCCAGCAACCAAGAACAGTGCACCA GCAACTGCTGTAGATCCATTTGATGCCTTGGCTGGCAGTTTGCCATCATCAGAGCCTTTGGCTCCTAAAGGTCCTCGGTATACTGGACCAGAGATCAAAGAG CCTAGCCTAACCTCAGAAGAGGCTAAACGCTGTGGGGAGAAAGAGCACACACTGCCACCTGGATATAGAAAGGAAGACATG GAAAAGAAGATGCCTGCAGGAAAACCGGATAAGCCCAAGGAAGTTTCCAAG CCGTTAACAGAGGATGATGCCCTGGACTCTCTGTCTGCTGGTTTTGTATCATCTGCAGTCCCAAGTGCGCCAAAGACACAAGCG ACTCCACCCATCTCTTCTGCTAAAGCTCCCACTGTGAGCGCAGGCAGTGGAGCAATGAGTGGAAAAGGAGCAACAGGCGGAGGAGCTGGGGCAGGGAAGCCCACTACAGACCCA GTGCATGCAGAAGCGGCTCCTCCAGCAGCCAAAGCCGGTGTTCCG GCACCTGCAGTAGATCCTGTGGCCCCTAAAGCTCTTCAGTATTCTGGACCAGAAGTCGAAGAG CCTGGCCTAACCTCAGAAGTGGCTTTTCGCTGTGGGGAGAACAAGCACACACTGCCTCCAGGGTACAGATGGGAAGACATG GAAAAGAAGGTTCCTGCTGGAGTATCAGATAAGCCCAAGGAAGTTTCCAAG CCCTTAACAGTGGATGAAGCTGTCGACTCTCTCTCTGCTGGATTTGTATCATCTGCAGTTCCAAGTGCACCAAAGCCAGAAACG AAGGCTGAAAGTGTGACTGCTGCCCAGTCAAAgactgctcctcctcctcctgctcagaAA CGGCAAGATGTGACTGTACCTACAAATGTATCCCCTGCTCCCCCTGCTGACAAGAAAGCAAGGGTAGAGAAG TCTGCTAATGACTCTGTGAAAGCAGCGCCTTCTTCTTCACCTGCTGGAAAACCAAAAACTGATGAG GGAGACCCCATGTCTTTGGATGCTCTGAGTGCTCTGGAAGACACACTGCCTGCTGCAAAACCAGCACCAGAATCCCCTAAACTCAGACCTGAGGACATTGTTGAT GAGAAGAAGGCCAAGGCAGAGAAAGGTGTGCGTGTAGGTGAGAGAGAGGATACTCGTCCACCTGCTTACAGATTCTCAGAGGAGAAGCACAAAGAGCGACCTGCTCCACCAAAGGAG CCCTCCATGGACCCAGCTGAAGCTCTGGATATTCTTTCTGGAGATTTCACCAGCCCCTCTGTAGCCCCTGCAGTCCAGGCCCCTGTTCCTCCCTCTGCCCCTGCTAAACAG CAACCTAAAGTAGAGGAATTGTCAGCTCTTGAACAACTAGCAGGTGATTTTGTGGCTCCTGCACAAGCCAAAAAG GTCGCTTCTGTTGCTCCCCCTCCAGCTGCTAAAAGCACCGTGGGACCCACATCTGACGAG GGTGACCCAATGTCTCTGGATGCTCTCAGCGCACTTGGTGACACACTGCCTACTGCAAAACCAGTTCCAAAATCTCCTGAACTCAGACCAGAGGACATTGTTGAT GAAAAGAAATTGTCATCAGAGAAGGGAATGCGTGTGGGTGAGAGAGATGACACACTGCCACCAGACtacagattctttgaggaggcATCCAAGAAGTACCCTGCACCCCCAAAGGAG cctTCCTTGGACACAGCTGAAGCTTTGGATATTCTGTCAGGAGATTTCACCAGCCCTTCAGTCGCTCCTGCAGTCCAGGCTCCTGTTCCTCCCTCAGCTCCCCCTGCAGAT AGCTCAGCGGATTTTGCCCTAGAGGAGCTTGCAGGTGACTTTGTTGCACCTACAGCTGCATCTAAGGTCCATTCTGCTGTTACAGCCCCCAGAAAAGCTGACAGACAA ttgtCAGAAGATACTACTTCAGCTATGGACGCTCTCTCAGACACACTGAAGGACATTGGCCCAGCGCCACAGCCAGTGCCAGTCGCTCCCAAAGACATTGTTAAG GAGAAGGAGGCTGTAGAAGAGAAGATCACTAAGGCCGGAGAGAGAGACGACACCCTTCCACCTGACTATCGGCCCACAGAGGCAGACATCAAG GCGGCTGCAGAAGCTAAGGCCAAAGCTAAGGCAAATGTCCCACCCAAACAG ACATCTATGGATGAGTCAACAGCGCTTGATGCGCTATCCAGTGACTTCTCTGCTCCTCCAGTAGCAGCACCTTCTTCACATCCACACACCCCTCCAGCAAAGACCCCACCCATCCACTCTGCACCAGCG GCATCAGGACCAGCATTGGACAAACTGGCAACCACACTGCTCCCAGACCTGCCTGAGACAAAACCAAAAGACAGCAAACCAAAG GTTAAGGGTGGAAAGTCAAAGTCTAAACCAAAG AAACCTGCAGTAGATGATGCGCCAACTTCAGGTCATCTCTCTGGTCAGCCGAGCACAGACGTGGTGTCCACTTCCTCCACAAAGAAAGGCGGAAAGAGCTAG
- the cast gene encoding calpastatin isoform X18, with protein MGQFFSWFRGSQETPALQDIAVEQQVNLTGYKHSQISSQAKQPTPTPAAPVSTVKPAEYEMGSASASAAGSAAKPGTTAPSAASTAASTAPTSTAATVSAGVSTGAKVSGGVSTGASVSGATPTGAASNLSTQVGASKVSPQTTPISSAKVPPVSAGSGAASGTGGAGATGVGAGAGKPTIDPVKPKDISKDKVQVRVEVPPPATKNSAPEKKMPAGKPDKPKEVSKPLTEDDALDSLSAGFVSSAVPSAPKTQATPPISSAKAPTVSAGSGAMSGKGATGGGAGAGKPTTDPVKPKDTLKDKPQSTVISSPILQPPKVTSTGVAKPSATANVSGSTAQKDDIKSKEAKVHAEAAPPAAKAGVPAPAVDPVAPKALQYSGPEVEEPGLTSEVAFRCGENKHTLPPGYRWEDMEKKVPAGVSDKPKEVSKPLTVDEAVDSLSAGFVSSAVPSAPKPETKAESVTAAQSKTAPPPPAQKRQDVTVPTNVSPAPPADKKARVEKSANDSVKAAPSSSPAGKPKTDEGDPMSLDALSALEDTLPAAKPAPESPKLRPEDIVDEKKAKAEKGVRVGEREDTRPPAYRFSEEKHKERPAPPKEPSMDPAEALDILSGDFTSPSVAPAVQAPVPPSAPAKQQPKVEELSALEQLAGDFVAPAQAKKVASVAPPPAAKSTVGPTSDEGDPMSLDALSALGDTLPTAKPVPKSPELRPEDIVDEKKLSSEKGMRVGERDDTLPPDYRFFEEASKKYPAPPKEPSLDTAEALDILSGDFTSPSVAPAVQAPVPPSAPPADSSADFALEELAGDFVAPTAASKVHSAVTAPRKADRQLSEDTTSAMDALSDTLKDIGPAPQPVPVAPKDIVKEKEAVEEKITKAGERDDTLPPDYRPTEADIKAAAEAKAKAKANVPPKQTSMDESTALDALSSDFSAPPVAAPSSHPHTPPAKTPPIHSAPAASGPALDKLATTLLPDLPETKPKDSKPKVKGGKSKSKPKKPAVDDAPTSGHLSGQPSTDVVSTSSTKKGGKS; from the exons TCTCAGGCCAAACAGCCCACACCCACCCCAGCAGCGCCGGTCTCCACTGTGAAACCTGCAGAATATGAG ATGGGGTCTGCGTCAGCATCCGCTGCAGGTTCTGCTGCAAAGCCTGGCACTACCGCTCCCTCTGCAGCCTCTACTGCTGCAAGTACTGCCCCAACATCTACTGCAGCCACAGTCAGTGCAGGGGTTTCTACAGGAGCTAAAGTTAGTGGGGGAGTCTCAACAGGGGCTTCTGTCAGTGGAGCAACCCCTACAGGAGCAGCCAGCAATCTAAGCACCCAAGTCGGAGCTTCTAAAGTCTCACCCCAG ACTACGCCCATCTCTTCTGCTAAAGTTCCACCTGTGAGTGCAGGGAGTGGAGCAGCAAGtggaacaggaggagcaggagCAACGGGTGTAGGAGCTGGGGCCGGGAAGCCCACTATAGATCCGGTTAAGCCCAAAGATATTTCAAAAGACAAAGTCCAG GTGCGGGTGGAAGTGCCTCCTCCAGCAACCAAGAACAGTGCACCA GAAAAGAAGATGCCTGCAGGAAAACCGGATAAGCCCAAGGAAGTTTCCAAG CCGTTAACAGAGGATGATGCCCTGGACTCTCTGTCTGCTGGTTTTGTATCATCTGCAGTCCCAAGTGCGCCAAAGACACAAGCG ACTCCACCCATCTCTTCTGCTAAAGCTCCCACTGTGAGCGCAGGCAGTGGAGCAATGAGTGGAAAAGGAGCAACAGGCGGAGGAGCTGGGGCAGGGAAGCCCACTACAGACCCAGTTAAGCCCAAAGATACTTTGAAAGACAAACCTCAG AGCACTGTGATTTCATCCCCCATACTGCAACCACCGAAGGTGACATCCACAGGAGTGGCTAAGCCCTCTGCCACTGCTAACGTCTCTGGAAGCACTGCCCAAAAAGATGATATTAAATCCAAAGAAGCCAAG GTGCATGCAGAAGCGGCTCCTCCAGCAGCCAAAGCCGGTGTTCCG GCACCTGCAGTAGATCCTGTGGCCCCTAAAGCTCTTCAGTATTCTGGACCAGAAGTCGAAGAG CCTGGCCTAACCTCAGAAGTGGCTTTTCGCTGTGGGGAGAACAAGCACACACTGCCTCCAGGGTACAGATGGGAAGACATG GAAAAGAAGGTTCCTGCTGGAGTATCAGATAAGCCCAAGGAAGTTTCCAAG CCCTTAACAGTGGATGAAGCTGTCGACTCTCTCTCTGCTGGATTTGTATCATCTGCAGTTCCAAGTGCACCAAAGCCAGAAACG AAGGCTGAAAGTGTGACTGCTGCCCAGTCAAAgactgctcctcctcctcctgctcagaAA CGGCAAGATGTGACTGTACCTACAAATGTATCCCCTGCTCCCCCTGCTGACAAGAAAGCAAGGGTAGAGAAG TCTGCTAATGACTCTGTGAAAGCAGCGCCTTCTTCTTCACCTGCTGGAAAACCAAAAACTGATGAG GGAGACCCCATGTCTTTGGATGCTCTGAGTGCTCTGGAAGACACACTGCCTGCTGCAAAACCAGCACCAGAATCCCCTAAACTCAGACCTGAGGACATTGTTGAT GAGAAGAAGGCCAAGGCAGAGAAAGGTGTGCGTGTAGGTGAGAGAGAGGATACTCGTCCACCTGCTTACAGATTCTCAGAGGAGAAGCACAAAGAGCGACCTGCTCCACCAAAGGAG CCCTCCATGGACCCAGCTGAAGCTCTGGATATTCTTTCTGGAGATTTCACCAGCCCCTCTGTAGCCCCTGCAGTCCAGGCCCCTGTTCCTCCCTCTGCCCCTGCTAAACAG CAACCTAAAGTAGAGGAATTGTCAGCTCTTGAACAACTAGCAGGTGATTTTGTGGCTCCTGCACAAGCCAAAAAG GTCGCTTCTGTTGCTCCCCCTCCAGCTGCTAAAAGCACCGTGGGACCCACATCTGACGAG GGTGACCCAATGTCTCTGGATGCTCTCAGCGCACTTGGTGACACACTGCCTACTGCAAAACCAGTTCCAAAATCTCCTGAACTCAGACCAGAGGACATTGTTGAT GAAAAGAAATTGTCATCAGAGAAGGGAATGCGTGTGGGTGAGAGAGATGACACACTGCCACCAGACtacagattctttgaggaggcATCCAAGAAGTACCCTGCACCCCCAAAGGAG cctTCCTTGGACACAGCTGAAGCTTTGGATATTCTGTCAGGAGATTTCACCAGCCCTTCAGTCGCTCCTGCAGTCCAGGCTCCTGTTCCTCCCTCAGCTCCCCCTGCAGAT AGCTCAGCGGATTTTGCCCTAGAGGAGCTTGCAGGTGACTTTGTTGCACCTACAGCTGCATCTAAGGTCCATTCTGCTGTTACAGCCCCCAGAAAAGCTGACAGACAA ttgtCAGAAGATACTACTTCAGCTATGGACGCTCTCTCAGACACACTGAAGGACATTGGCCCAGCGCCACAGCCAGTGCCAGTCGCTCCCAAAGACATTGTTAAG GAGAAGGAGGCTGTAGAAGAGAAGATCACTAAGGCCGGAGAGAGAGACGACACCCTTCCACCTGACTATCGGCCCACAGAGGCAGACATCAAG GCGGCTGCAGAAGCTAAGGCCAAAGCTAAGGCAAATGTCCCACCCAAACAG ACATCTATGGATGAGTCAACAGCGCTTGATGCGCTATCCAGTGACTTCTCTGCTCCTCCAGTAGCAGCACCTTCTTCACATCCACACACCCCTCCAGCAAAGACCCCACCCATCCACTCTGCACCAGCG GCATCAGGACCAGCATTGGACAAACTGGCAACCACACTGCTCCCAGACCTGCCTGAGACAAAACCAAAAGACAGCAAACCAAAG GTTAAGGGTGGAAAGTCAAAGTCTAAACCAAAG AAACCTGCAGTAGATGATGCGCCAACTTCAGGTCATCTCTCTGGTCAGCCGAGCACAGACGTGGTGTCCACTTCCTCCACAAAGAAAGGCGGAAAGAGCTAG